The following coding sequences are from one Equus caballus isolate H_3958 breed thoroughbred chromosome 27, TB-T2T, whole genome shotgun sequence window:
- the DEFA11 gene encoding Paneth cell-specific alpha-defensin 11 precursor (The RefSeq protein has 3 substitutions compared to this genomic sequence): MRTLALLLSLLLLALHAQAQPLGEEDDQVPAQDQPGADVQGMTISFEGDERSTRDASGSKATLVCHCSRTFCQNSYQELGTCTGIPSGTLYRLCCRRG; encoded by the exons ATGAGGACCCttgccctcctctcttcccttctcctcttggCCCTCCATGCCCAGGCTCAGCCCCTGGGAGAGAAAGATGACCACGTTCCTGCCCAGGACCAGCCTGGGGCCGACGTCCAGGGAATGACCATCTCCTTTGAGGGGGATGAGCGTTCCACTCGAGATGCTTCAG GCTCTAAGGCAACACTTGTCTGCCACTGCAGTCGCACCTTCTGCCAAAATTCTTATCAGGAACTTGGTACCTGTACTGGGATCCCTTCTGGCACCCTCTACAGGCTTTGCTGTCGTCGTGGCTGA